In Candidatus Binatia bacterium, a genomic segment contains:
- a CDS encoding 2-oxoacid:ferredoxin oxidoreductase subunit beta yields the protein MTSTATARPVEEVHQFTPNDYKSDLTPIWCPGCGDFGVLSAMYRALTNIGRPPHEIAFVSGIGCSSRIPGYTTAYGFNTVHGRALPIAQGIKLANPELLVLVAGGDGDGFSIGGGHVPHSIRRNMDLTYIVMDNQIYGLTKGQLSPTSRRGLKTVTSTYGSMEEPVNPLLYVLAYGAGFVAQGTPADMPGLATMIEEGIRFPGFAFINVQSPCVTYGEPEAQLKVHKKVMKKLEAMGHDPADRLRAMGLAQDYGKELYTGVFYRNPNPGPTYESLAHERRQQLSPVARPKEQILEMFIPE from the coding sequence ATGACGAGTACCGCTACCGCACGACCGGTTGAAGAGGTTCATCAATTCACCCCGAACGATTACAAGAGCGACCTCACGCCCATCTGGTGCCCTGGATGTGGCGACTTTGGTGTGTTGAGCGCCATGTATCGCGCCCTGACTAACATCGGTCGGCCTCCACATGAGATCGCCTTCGTTTCGGGGATCGGCTGTTCCAGCAGAATTCCCGGGTACACCACGGCGTACGGCTTCAATACCGTCCACGGGCGCGCCCTGCCTATCGCTCAAGGGATCAAGCTGGCGAATCCAGAGCTCTTGGTGCTGGTCGCGGGCGGCGACGGTGACGGCTTCTCCATCGGTGGGGGCCACGTCCCCCATTCCATCCGCCGCAACATGGACCTCACTTACATCGTGATGGACAACCAGATTTACGGTCTCACCAAGGGTCAGCTCTCACCCACCTCGCGGCGCGGCCTCAAGACGGTCACCTCGACGTATGGGAGTATGGAAGAGCCGGTCAATCCGCTCCTCTACGTGCTGGCCTACGGGGCGGGATTTGTCGCGCAGGGAACGCCGGCGGACATGCCTGGCTTGGCTACGATGATCGAGGAGGGTATCCGGTTCCCCGGGTTCGCCTTCATCAATGTCCAGTCCCCCTGTGTCACCTACGGTGAGCCGGAGGCCCAGCTCAAGGTTCACAAGAAGGTCATGAAAAAGCTGGAGGCAATGGGGCACGACCCCGCGGACCGCCTGCGGGCAATGGGACTGGCACAGGACTACGGGAAGGAGCTCTACACCGGAGTGTTCTACCGCAACCCCAATCCGGGCCCGACATACGAAAGCCTGGCCCACGAGCGGCGGCAGCAGTTGAGCCCAGTGGCGCGGCCGAAAGAGCAAATCCTGGAGATGTTCATCCCTGAGTAA